In Eucalyptus grandis isolate ANBG69807.140 chromosome 4, ASM1654582v1, whole genome shotgun sequence, the following proteins share a genomic window:
- the LOC104428173 gene encoding ankyrin repeat-containing protein BDA1, with the protein MGKSLAEKEEQEARESMLRLAIEKDDVAKLHKLLVEERALLDHVSKHPFPDTPLHFAAEAGKTQVAMEIAILRPSFARELNPEGYSPMHLALQREQYHTVRALMTLDPELVRVRGQCGFTPLHYVARKEGDNELELLAEFLCACKSSIEDLTSKCETAVHVAVNSHNLKAFKVLFRWLKRVHLTEILDWKDQDGNTVYNIASTKEPQPEIVDLLIGNFKVPLKIYQLIEKKLFRGAPASRPPTGNFPLSQFLSMEPTVFEKFKIWFVLRDESARNIILVLATLIMTITYQAALSPPGGYWQDNSSNSTVVTNSSGIAVEKPHKAGDIILNGSKLYEFTALNSTAFLVSIITIWITAIPLLPHTLPVYLLMLILSDVYCATATIAFPKSDVVAGRLIMTLYMSMLGVVLVVPVILWLNFYKYKIRLQSDATGRRVGDLLELKDRK; encoded by the exons ATGGGCAAGAGTCTAgccgaaaaagaagaacaagaggcTAGGGAGTCTATGCTTCGATTAGCAATAGAAAAGGATGATGTTGCTAAGCTACATAAGTTACTTGTGGAGGAGCGAGCGCTCTTAGATCATGTATCTAAGCATCCCTTCCCAGATACTCCTCTACATTTTGCCGCCGAAGCCGGCAAAACCCAAGTGGCCATGGAGATAGCCATCTTGAGGCCATCGTTTGCTCGGGAGCTAAATCCGGAAGGGTATAGCCCCATGCACTTGGCTTTGCAACGAGAGCAATATCACACCGTAAGGGCACTGATGACCCTTGATCCAGAGTTGGTCCGAGTTCGAGGACAATGCGGGTTCACCCCTTTGCATTACGTCGCCCGGAAGGAAGGAGACAATGAGCTGGAGCTCCTAGCTGAATTCCTATGTGCTTGCAAATCATCCATCGAAGACTTGACAAGCAAATGCGAGACTGCGGTTCATGTTGCCGTCAATAGCCACAACCTCAAAGCATTCAAGGTTTTGTTTAGATGGCTTAAGCGAGTCCATCTAACAGAAATCTTGGATTGGAAAGACCAAGATGGTAACACCGTCTATAATATTGCTTCAACCAAAGAGCCGCAACCTGAG ATCGTTGACCTGTTGATTGGGAATTTCAAAGTACCTCTGAAAATCTACCAGTTGattgaaaaaaagttattcCGGGGAGCACCTGCGTCAAGACCTCCTACTGGCAACTTCCCTCTATCACAGTTTTTAAGCATGGAACCAACCGTCTTTGAGAAGTTCAAAATTTGGTTTGTCCTCCGAGATGAGTCTGCTCGGAACATAATCCTTGTACTAGCTACCTTAATTATGACTATCACTTACCAGGCCGCGCTGAGTCCTCCTGGAGGATACTGGCAGGATAACTCTTCCAATTCCACTGTCGTTACCAATTCCAGCGGCATTGCTGTTGAAAAACCACATAAAGCCGGAGACATTATCCTGAACGGTTCGAAACTATATGAGTTCACGGCCCTCAACAGTACGGCGTTTTTGGTCTCCATCATCACAATCTGGATCACCGCTATTCCCCTATTGCCCCACACTCTCCCGGTTTACTTGCTAATGCTGATTCTCAGTGATGTCTACTGTGCTACCGCTACAATCGCATTCCCGAAATCCGATGTAGTCGCAGGACGTCTCATAATGACATTGTACATGAGCATGCTGGGTGTCGTGTTGGTGGTCCCCGTGATCTTGTGGTTGAACTTTTACAAATACAAAATCCGACTCCAAAGCGATGCCACAGGGAGACGCGTCGGCGACTTGCTAGAATTGAAGGATcggaaatag
- the LOC120292546 gene encoding ankyrin repeat-containing protein BDA1-like — MAKGLPEKEEREARESRLQLAIEHDDVDLLHNLIVEEPELLDRVSKNPFPNTPLHIAAAKGKFKVATEMVILRPSFARTLNPQGYSPMHLALQCKQYPIVRALMTLHPKLIRVRGQCGITPLHYIAGEKGDKELELLAEFLCTCKSSIEDLTSQCETAVHIAVKNQNLEAVNVLLGWLEQVHLKKILNWKDKDGNTVLHVAVSGEPQHEMIKLLARQMDVNAKNFDKKTALEIYQVHPRKKQDVVDELQQKGHRERFGERLFEVFFIPNLDLSLSKLFTVRLTFLEKSAAYFYIEDKSTREVILVVSPLMATATYQAALSPPGGYWQDSSSNPLTNSTEIAHEKPHQAGKMILSGSHLYLFTLLNSMTFLISMCIILAASVPLFPGTSLVCWSMFVLAATYFSSLTTGFQNYNDVGKNLIVGVFMVAMGLVFGLSFWIWLRRARVQRKINASMRRIGNF, encoded by the exons ATGGCCAAGGGTCttcctgaaaaagaagaaagagaggctAGGGAGTCTCGGCTTCAACTAGCAATCGAACATGATGACGTTGACTTGCTTCATAACTTAATTGTGGAGGAGCCAGAGCTCTTAGATCGTGTATCTAAAAACCCCTTCCCAAATACTCCACTACACATTGCCGCAGCCAAAGGAAAATTCAAGGTGGCCACGGAGATGGTCATCTTGAGGCCATCATTCGCTAGGACGCTGAATCCACAGGGTTATAGTCCCATGCACTTGGCTTTGCAATGTAAGCAATACCCAATTGTGAGGGCACTGATGACCCTTCATCCTAAGTTGATTCGAGTTCGAGGACAATGTGGGATCACCCCTTTGCATTACATCGCCGGGGAAAAAGGTGACAAAGAGTTGGAGCTCCTAGCCGAATTCCTTTGCACTTGCAAATCATCCATTGAAGATTTGACTAGTCAATGCGAGACTGCAGTGCACATTGCTGTCAAGAACCAAAACCTCGAGGCAGTCAATGTTTTGCTAGGATGGCTTGAGCAAGTTCAtctaaaaaaaatcttgaactgGAAAGACAAAGATGGTAATACCGTCTTACATGTTGCTGTGTCTGGAGAGCCACAACATGAG ATGATCAAGTTATTAGCTCGGCAAATGGATGTAAATGCGAAGAACTTCGATAAGAAGACCGCTCTCGAAATCTACCAAGTGCATCCTCGTAAAAAGCAAGATGTTGTGGATGAGTTACAACAAAAAGGACATCGAGAAAGATTTGGAGAAAGAttatttgaagtattttttaTTCCTAACCTCGACCTCTCTCTATCAAAGCTTTTCACCGTGAGACTAACTTTTCTTGAGAAATCGGCAGCCTATTTCTATATCGAAGATAAATCTACTCGCGAAGTAATTCTTGTAGTGTCTCCCTTAATGGCGACTGCCACTTACCAAGCTGCTCTCAGTCCTCCGGGAGGATACTGGCAGGATTCCTCTTCAAATCCCCTGACCAATTCCACTGAAATTGCTCATGAAAAACCGCATCAAGCTGGAAAGATGATCCTCAGCGGCTCACATCTATATCTTTTCACTTTACTTAACAGCATGACTTTTCTCATCTCCATGTGCATAATCTTAGCCGCCTCTGTTCCGCTGTTTCCTGGCACTTCTTTGGTTTGCTGGTCTATGTTTGTTCTCGCCGCTACCTACTTTTCATCCCTTACAACGGGATTCCAGAACTACAATGATGTTGGAAAAAATTTGATAGTGGGTGTTTTCATGGTGGCAATGGGTTTAGTCTTTGGATTATCCTTTTGGATATGGCTAAGGCGCGCCCGAGTCCAACGGAAAATCAATGCCTCAATGAGACGCATCGGCAATTTCTAA